From Sphingobacteriales bacterium:
GAAGAAACCAGAACCGTTAATGTTGTTGACAGGGTAGCACCTCAGATTGAACTGAAAGGTAGCAGTACTGTATTTGTCGAAAGATGGCAGCCATACACTGATGCCGGTGTAAAGGTCAGCGACAATTACTACCTGCCCTCCGAACTGACCATCGAAGACAATCAGAACGGAAGTTATCCCGGACACACCCTTGAACAAGGTATATTTACCTACAGTTATAAAGTATGTGATCCTTCAGGCAACTGCTCAGGTGAAATATACAGAACCATCTATGTAACACCCAGCACTTCATCCATCAGCGACAAGTTTGATATCTCCGACATCAAACTTTACCCGAATCCTGCCATCAGCAATATTACTGTAAGTGTTAATCTGCCTCAGTTTACCAATGTAAATATGGGTATCTATAATACACTGGGTGAAAAAGTGATGGAAGTATTCAACGGTTCAGTGATCAACTTCAGCGAAACGATTGATATCAGCTCACTGAGTTCAGGAATGTATTATTTCCGGGTTGGCTCTGATGAATGGGAAACCATCAATATTAAATTTGCAGTTACCCGATAGTTCTTCAACTCAATAAACCATTAAACCTGCCAAAGGATTTCCTGAGGCAGGTTTTTTTTTGAGTATCCCGGCCATTGATATACCTTTCTCATTCTTAAAAAAAATAAAATTATTCTTACCTTTGCAGTCGAAATTAAAGCTTTATGGTAAACAAAGGAAAAGTTGTTCAGGTCATCGGGCCTGTGGTAGATGTGAGTTTTAGTGGAGAAAATTCCAAACTTCCGGAAATATACACATCATTAACCATCGACAGAGGGAACGGTAAAACCCTCGTTCTTGAAGTTCAGAAACATTTAGGAGAAGATCTAGTGAGGACAATCGCAATGGATTCCACTGATGGGCTTCAGCGAGATACTGAAGTTATTGATACCGGAGAACCCATTAAGATGCCCATTGGTGAAGAAGTCAGAGGAAGATTGTTTAATGTGGTTGGAAATTCCATTGACGGACTTCCGGAAGTTAAAGTGAACAACTACAGGGCTATCCATCAGGAACCCCCAAAATATGAAAACCTTTCAACACAGGAAGAGCCTTTATGGACAGGCATAAAAGTCATCGACCTGCTCGAGCCTTACAGCAAGGGTGGAAAAGTCGGTTTGTTCGGTGGAGCCGGTGTAGGCAAGACCGTTCTCATTATGGAACTGATCAACAACATCGCAAAAGTGTATGAAGGCATATCTGTATTTGCCGGAGTTGGTGAACGAACAAGGGAAGGAAATGATTTGTTGCGTGAATTTCTTGAATCAGGGGTGATCCGGTATGGTGAAAACTTCAAAAAAAGCATGGAAGCCGGAGGCTGGGACCTCAGCCAGGTCGATATGAATGAAGTAGCCAAATCTCAGGCTACCCTTGTTTTCGGACAAATGAACGAACCTCCCGGAGCCCGTGCGCGCGTTGCCCTTTCAGGCCTCAGCATTGCCGAATATTTCCGTGATGGAACAGCCGAAACCGGTGGCCGCGATATCCTGCTGTTTATCGATAACATTTTCCGTTTTACTCAAGCCGGATCTGAAGTTTCTGCCTTGCTGGGACGTATGCCTTCTGCAGTAGGTTACCAACCCACACTGGCTACCGAAATGGGTAAAATGCAGGAAAGAATTACTTCAACAAAAAGAGGATCAATCACTTCCGTAGAAGCTATT
This genomic window contains:
- a CDS encoding F0F1 ATP synthase subunit beta, whose translation is MVNKGKVVQVIGPVVDVSFSGENSKLPEIYTSLTIDRGNGKTLVLEVQKHLGEDLVRTIAMDSTDGLQRDTEVIDTGEPIKMPIGEEVRGRLFNVVGNSIDGLPEVKVNNYRAIHQEPPKYENLSTQEEPLWTGIKVIDLLEPYSKGGKVGLFGGAGVGKTVLIMELINNIAKVYEGISVFAGVGERTREGNDLLREFLESGVIRYGENFKKSMEAGGWDLSQVDMNEVAKSQATLVFGQMNEPPGARARVALSGLSIAEYFRDGTAETGGRDILLFIDNIFRFTQAGSEVSALLGRMPSAVGYQPTLATEMGKMQERITSTKRGSITSVEAIYVPADDLTDPAPATTFAHLDATTVLDRKIAELGIYPAVSPLESTSRILTPEIVGEKHYRTAQQVKEILQRYKDLQDIIAILGIDELSDEDKIVVHRARRIQRFLSQPFFVASAFTGLEGKFVPIEETIKGFNMILNGDVDKYPESAFQLVGNIEEAIEKGEQMLAQL